The Archocentrus centrarchus isolate MPI-CPG fArcCen1 chromosome 12, fArcCen1, whole genome shotgun sequence genome includes a window with the following:
- the add1 gene encoding alpha-adducin isoform X10, protein MNGESGAGVVTAPPPTTAPHKERYFDRVDESSPEYQRERNMAPDLRQDFNMMEQRKRVSMILQSPAFCEELETMIQDQLKKGKTPTSLLALQQIADFMTTSMPSMYPAAPQGGMAALNMSLGMVTPVNDLRGSDSISYDKGEKLLRCKLAAFYRLADLFGWSELIYNHLTVRVNSDQERFLIVPFGLLYSEVTASSLVKINLQGEIVDRGSTNLGVNQAGFTLHSAIYAARPDVKCVVHIHTPAGAAVSAMKCGLLPISPEALSLGEVAYHDYHGILVDEEESTLIQRNLGPKSKALILRNHGLVSVGETVEEAFYYIHNLVTACEIQVRTLASAGGPDNLVMLDPGKYKLRPRVPEPAGDGSSTHPKWQVGEQEFEALMRMLDNLGYRTGYPYRCPALRDKGKKYSDAEIASSAHGGYSYGEDSDSGARSPLKHSFQRGQRDKTRWLNASGRPDEPYEDGPDGSSPKSKPKVWTNITHDHVKPLLQSLSSGVCVPSCITNCLWTKEDGLRQAAAANQFIPLNTNPKEVLEMRNKIREQNLQDIKTAGPQSQVLCASTVVERTFSQDAPLSDCTDTIDGLDVSEGSYSPAKSIRKGELVTASKAIIEKEYQPKVIISKQGPNPFTKLTDQELEEYRREVELKQKGGEGKDPGQQIESENEPKDPKPTSTPPSTPIRAEEGDGNTKEYLLP, encoded by the exons ATGAACGGCGAGTCAGGTGCCGGTGTGGTGACGGCCCCCCCTCCCACCACAGCCCCCCACAAGGAGCGATATTTTGACCGGGTAGATGAGAGCAGCCCAGAGTACCAGAGGGAGAGGAATATGGCGCCAGACCTGCGTCAGGACTTCAACATGATGGAGCAGAGGAAGAGGGTCTCCATGATATTACAGAGCCCG GCATTTTGCGAGGAGCTGGAGACGATGATCCAGGATCAGCTGAAGAAGGGAAAGACGCCCACAAGCCTGTTGGCTCTGCAGCAGATCGCAGATTTCATGACCACCAGCATGCCTTCCATGTATCCTGCGGCACCACAAGGAGGCATGGCAGCGCTCAACATGA GTTTGGGAATGGTGACTCCAGTCAATGATCTGCGTGGCTCAGACTCCATTTCCTACGACAAAGGCGAGAAGCTGCTGCGCTGCaagttggctgccttttatcgGCTGGCTGACTTGTTTGGCTGGTCTGAGCTTATCTACAACCACCTCACA GTCAGAGTGAATTCAGACCAGGAGCGGTTCCTTATTGTTCCCTTTGGGCTCCTTTACAGTGAAGTTACTGCCTCCAGTTTG GTGAAGATTAATCTCCAAGGTGAAATAGTGGACCGGGGTAGCACCAACCTTGGAGTCAACCAGGCTGGTTTCACTCTCCACTCCGCCATCTACGCCGCGCGCCCTGATGTCAAGTGCGTCGTGCATATACATACACCTGCAGGCGCTGCG GTGTCTGCCATGAAATGCGGACTGTTACCCATCTCTCCTGAAGCCCTGTCCCTGGGGGAGGTGGCCTACCATGATTATCATGGCATACTGGTGGATGAGGAAGAAAGTACTCTCATACAGAGAAACCTTGGGCCTAAAAGCAAG GCGCTCATCCTAAGGAACCATGGCTTGGTGTCAGTAGGTGAAACAGTGGAGGAGGCTTTCTATTACATCCACAATCTGGTTACTGCCTGTGAGATCCAG gtaCGCACACTGGCCAGCGCTGGAGGGCCAGATAATCTGGTGATGTTGGACCCTGGGAAATACAAGTTGCGCCCACGGGTCCCCGAGCCAGCTGGCGACGGGTCCTCAACACATCCCAAGTGGCAAGTCGGGGAGCAGGAGTTTGAGGCTCTCATGAGAATGCTCGACAATTTG ggCTACAGAACGGGCTATCCTTACCGCTGCCCGGCCTTGCGAGACAAAGGTAAAAAGTACAGTGATGCGGAGATCGCCTCCTCTGCCCACGGTGGTTACTCATATGGGGAAGACAGTGACTCAGGTGCTCGCTCCCCGCTGAAACACAGCTTCCAGCGCGGCCAGCGCGACAAGACCCGCTGGCTAAATGCCAGCGGCCGCCCCGATGAGCCCTATGAGGACGGGCCCGACGGCAGCAGCCCCAAGTCGAAGCCTAAGGTGTGGACGAACATAACACATGATCACGTCAAACCCTTGCTGCAGTCTCTCTCGTCCGGTGTCTGCGTGCCAAGCTGTATAACCAACTGCTTG TGGACAAAGGAAGATGGGCTCCGCCAGGCTGCTGCAGCCAATCAGTTCATCCCACTGAACACCAACCCAAAGGAAGTCCTGGAAATGAGGAATAAG aTCCGGGAGCAGAACCTGCAGGACATAAAAACAGCAGGGCCCCAGTCTCAGGTTCTGTGTGCCAGCACTGTGGTGGAACGCACCTTTAGCCAG GACGCCCCTCTGTCTGACTGTACAGACACTATTGATGGCCTCGATGTGTCCGAGGGCTCCTATAGTCCTGCTAAATCAATTAGAAAG GGCGAGCTGGTGACCGCATCCAAGGCAATCATCGAAAAGGAGTATCAGCCCAAGGTCATCATCAGCAAGCAGGGTCCCAACCCCTTCACCAAACTCACCGACCAGGAGCTGGAGGAGTACCGCAGGGAGGTGGAGCTAAAACAGAAAGGAGGTGAAGGTAAAG ATCCAGGGCAGCAGATAGAGTCTGAGAATGAGCCCAAAGACCCCAAACCCACATCCACACCACCCAGTACCCCCATCAGAGCAGAGGAAG GAGATGGAAATACAAAAGAGTACCTGTTACCATA A
- the add1 gene encoding alpha-adducin isoform X7 translates to MNGESGAGVVTAPPPTTAPHKERYFDRVDESSPEYQRERNMAPDLRQDFNMMEQRKRVSMILQSPAFCEELETMIQDQLKKGKTPTSLLALQQIADFMTTSMPSMYPAAPQGGMAALNMSLGMVTPVNDLRGSDSISYDKGEKLLRCKLAAFYRLADLFGWSELIYNHLTVRVNSDQERFLIVPFGLLYSEVTASSLVKINLQGEIVDRGSTNLGVNQAGFTLHSAIYAARPDVKCVVHIHTPAGAAVSAMKCGLLPISPEALSLGEVAYHDYHGILVDEEESTLIQRNLGPKSKALILRNHGLVSVGETVEEAFYYIHNLVTACEIQVRTLASAGGPDNLVMLDPGKYKLRPRVPEPAGDGSSTHPKWQVGEQEFEALMRMLDNLGYRTGYPYRCPALRDKGKKYSDAEIASSAHGGYSYGEDSDSGARSPLKHSFQRGQRDKTRWLNASGRPDEPYEDGPDGSSPKSKPKVWTNITHDHVKPLLQSLSSGVCVPSCITNCLWTKEDGLRQAAAANQFIPLNTNPKEVLEMRNKIREQNLQDIKTAGPQSQVLCASTVVERTFSQDAPLSDCTDTIDGLDVSEGSYSPAKSIRKGELVTASKAIIEKEYQPKVIISKQGPNPFTKLTDQELEEYRREVELKQKGGEGKDPGQQIESENEPKDPKPTSTPPSTPIRAEEESLPEQTFKDESDAATLRQTLPDLTPDDPSDVPALPAEDSAPTTADTAEGEEPGDAGDQEGEESPSKSPSKKKKKFRTPSFLKKNKKKTES, encoded by the exons ATGAACGGCGAGTCAGGTGCCGGTGTGGTGACGGCCCCCCCTCCCACCACAGCCCCCCACAAGGAGCGATATTTTGACCGGGTAGATGAGAGCAGCCCAGAGTACCAGAGGGAGAGGAATATGGCGCCAGACCTGCGTCAGGACTTCAACATGATGGAGCAGAGGAAGAGGGTCTCCATGATATTACAGAGCCCG GCATTTTGCGAGGAGCTGGAGACGATGATCCAGGATCAGCTGAAGAAGGGAAAGACGCCCACAAGCCTGTTGGCTCTGCAGCAGATCGCAGATTTCATGACCACCAGCATGCCTTCCATGTATCCTGCGGCACCACAAGGAGGCATGGCAGCGCTCAACATGA GTTTGGGAATGGTGACTCCAGTCAATGATCTGCGTGGCTCAGACTCCATTTCCTACGACAAAGGCGAGAAGCTGCTGCGCTGCaagttggctgccttttatcgGCTGGCTGACTTGTTTGGCTGGTCTGAGCTTATCTACAACCACCTCACA GTCAGAGTGAATTCAGACCAGGAGCGGTTCCTTATTGTTCCCTTTGGGCTCCTTTACAGTGAAGTTACTGCCTCCAGTTTG GTGAAGATTAATCTCCAAGGTGAAATAGTGGACCGGGGTAGCACCAACCTTGGAGTCAACCAGGCTGGTTTCACTCTCCACTCCGCCATCTACGCCGCGCGCCCTGATGTCAAGTGCGTCGTGCATATACATACACCTGCAGGCGCTGCG GTGTCTGCCATGAAATGCGGACTGTTACCCATCTCTCCTGAAGCCCTGTCCCTGGGGGAGGTGGCCTACCATGATTATCATGGCATACTGGTGGATGAGGAAGAAAGTACTCTCATACAGAGAAACCTTGGGCCTAAAAGCAAG GCGCTCATCCTAAGGAACCATGGCTTGGTGTCAGTAGGTGAAACAGTGGAGGAGGCTTTCTATTACATCCACAATCTGGTTACTGCCTGTGAGATCCAG gtaCGCACACTGGCCAGCGCTGGAGGGCCAGATAATCTGGTGATGTTGGACCCTGGGAAATACAAGTTGCGCCCACGGGTCCCCGAGCCAGCTGGCGACGGGTCCTCAACACATCCCAAGTGGCAAGTCGGGGAGCAGGAGTTTGAGGCTCTCATGAGAATGCTCGACAATTTG ggCTACAGAACGGGCTATCCTTACCGCTGCCCGGCCTTGCGAGACAAAGGTAAAAAGTACAGTGATGCGGAGATCGCCTCCTCTGCCCACGGTGGTTACTCATATGGGGAAGACAGTGACTCAGGTGCTCGCTCCCCGCTGAAACACAGCTTCCAGCGCGGCCAGCGCGACAAGACCCGCTGGCTAAATGCCAGCGGCCGCCCCGATGAGCCCTATGAGGACGGGCCCGACGGCAGCAGCCCCAAGTCGAAGCCTAAGGTGTGGACGAACATAACACATGATCACGTCAAACCCTTGCTGCAGTCTCTCTCGTCCGGTGTCTGCGTGCCAAGCTGTATAACCAACTGCTTG TGGACAAAGGAAGATGGGCTCCGCCAGGCTGCTGCAGCCAATCAGTTCATCCCACTGAACACCAACCCAAAGGAAGTCCTGGAAATGAGGAATAAG aTCCGGGAGCAGAACCTGCAGGACATAAAAACAGCAGGGCCCCAGTCTCAGGTTCTGTGTGCCAGCACTGTGGTGGAACGCACCTTTAGCCAG GACGCCCCTCTGTCTGACTGTACAGACACTATTGATGGCCTCGATGTGTCCGAGGGCTCCTATAGTCCTGCTAAATCAATTAGAAAG GGCGAGCTGGTGACCGCATCCAAGGCAATCATCGAAAAGGAGTATCAGCCCAAGGTCATCATCAGCAAGCAGGGTCCCAACCCCTTCACCAAACTCACCGACCAGGAGCTGGAGGAGTACCGCAGGGAGGTGGAGCTAAAACAGAAAGGAGGTGAAGGTAAAG ATCCAGGGCAGCAGATAGAGTCTGAGAATGAGCCCAAAGACCCCAAACCCACATCCACACCACCCAGTACCCCCATCAGAGCAGAGGAAG AGTCCTTGCCAGAACAAACCTTTAAGGACGAGAGCGACGCGGCCACCCTGAGACAGACCCTTCCAGATTTGACACCCGACGACCCCTCAGATGTTCCAGCGCTTCCTGCCGAAGACTCCGCCCCCACCACTGCCGACACAGCCGAGGGGGAGGAACCCGGCGACGCCGGCGACCAGGAGGGTGAAGAGTCTCCCAGCAAATCCccctccaaaaagaaaaagaagttccGCACTCCTTCCTtcctaaagaaaaacaaaaaaaagacagagtcCTAG
- the add1 gene encoding alpha-adducin isoform X4: MNGESGAGVVTAPPPTTAPHKERYFDRVDESSPEYQRERNMAPDLRQDFNMMEQRKRVSMILQSPAFCEELETMIQDQLKKGKTPTSLLALQQIADFMTTSMPSMYPAAPQGGMAALNMSLGMVTPVNDLRGSDSISYDKGEKLLRCKLAAFYRLADLFGWSELIYNHLTVRVNSDQERFLIVPFGLLYSEVTASSLVKINLQGEIVDRGSTNLGVNQAGFTLHSAIYAARPDVKCVVHIHTPAGAAVSAMKCGLLPISPEALSLGEVAYHDYHGILVDEEESTLIQRNLGPKSKALILRNHGLVSVGETVEEAFYYIHNLVTACEIQVRTLASAGGPDNLVMLDPGKYKLRPRVPEPAGDGSSTHPKWQVGEQEFEALMRMLDNLGYRTGYPYRCPALRDKGKKYSDAEIASSAHGGYSYGEDSDSGARSPLKHSFQRGQRDKTRWLNASGRPDEPYEDGPDGSSPKSKPKWTKEDGLRQAAAANQFIPLNTNPKEVLEMRNKIREQNLQDIKTAGPQSQVLCASTVVERTFSQGELVTASKAIIEKEYQPKVIISKQGPNPFTKLTDQELEEYRREVELKQKGGEVQGPATGREGSAAGIPSPEPQTAQMGQASTPLQSAADSSSLEKAQPTAATPASEQGLSSVGGAEPSQSGADSAGTLADDVFSTADEVFSAPDSPHKDFHCAVLRALSKESSVVDAAKAFQAPDPGQQIESENEPKDPKPTSTPPSTPIRAEEESLPEQTFKDESDAATLRQTLPDLTPDDPSDVPALPAEDSAPTTADTAEGEEPGDAGDQEGEESPSKSPSKKKKKFRTPSFLKKNKKKTES, encoded by the exons ATGAACGGCGAGTCAGGTGCCGGTGTGGTGACGGCCCCCCCTCCCACCACAGCCCCCCACAAGGAGCGATATTTTGACCGGGTAGATGAGAGCAGCCCAGAGTACCAGAGGGAGAGGAATATGGCGCCAGACCTGCGTCAGGACTTCAACATGATGGAGCAGAGGAAGAGGGTCTCCATGATATTACAGAGCCCG GCATTTTGCGAGGAGCTGGAGACGATGATCCAGGATCAGCTGAAGAAGGGAAAGACGCCCACAAGCCTGTTGGCTCTGCAGCAGATCGCAGATTTCATGACCACCAGCATGCCTTCCATGTATCCTGCGGCACCACAAGGAGGCATGGCAGCGCTCAACATGA GTTTGGGAATGGTGACTCCAGTCAATGATCTGCGTGGCTCAGACTCCATTTCCTACGACAAAGGCGAGAAGCTGCTGCGCTGCaagttggctgccttttatcgGCTGGCTGACTTGTTTGGCTGGTCTGAGCTTATCTACAACCACCTCACA GTCAGAGTGAATTCAGACCAGGAGCGGTTCCTTATTGTTCCCTTTGGGCTCCTTTACAGTGAAGTTACTGCCTCCAGTTTG GTGAAGATTAATCTCCAAGGTGAAATAGTGGACCGGGGTAGCACCAACCTTGGAGTCAACCAGGCTGGTTTCACTCTCCACTCCGCCATCTACGCCGCGCGCCCTGATGTCAAGTGCGTCGTGCATATACATACACCTGCAGGCGCTGCG GTGTCTGCCATGAAATGCGGACTGTTACCCATCTCTCCTGAAGCCCTGTCCCTGGGGGAGGTGGCCTACCATGATTATCATGGCATACTGGTGGATGAGGAAGAAAGTACTCTCATACAGAGAAACCTTGGGCCTAAAAGCAAG GCGCTCATCCTAAGGAACCATGGCTTGGTGTCAGTAGGTGAAACAGTGGAGGAGGCTTTCTATTACATCCACAATCTGGTTACTGCCTGTGAGATCCAG gtaCGCACACTGGCCAGCGCTGGAGGGCCAGATAATCTGGTGATGTTGGACCCTGGGAAATACAAGTTGCGCCCACGGGTCCCCGAGCCAGCTGGCGACGGGTCCTCAACACATCCCAAGTGGCAAGTCGGGGAGCAGGAGTTTGAGGCTCTCATGAGAATGCTCGACAATTTG ggCTACAGAACGGGCTATCCTTACCGCTGCCCGGCCTTGCGAGACAAAGGTAAAAAGTACAGTGATGCGGAGATCGCCTCCTCTGCCCACGGTGGTTACTCATATGGGGAAGACAGTGACTCAGGTGCTCGCTCCCCGCTGAAACACAGCTTCCAGCGCGGCCAGCGCGACAAGACCCGCTGGCTAAATGCCAGCGGCCGCCCCGATGAGCCCTATGAGGACGGGCCCGACGGCAGCAGCCCCAAGTCGAAGCCTAAG TGGACAAAGGAAGATGGGCTCCGCCAGGCTGCTGCAGCCAATCAGTTCATCCCACTGAACACCAACCCAAAGGAAGTCCTGGAAATGAGGAATAAG aTCCGGGAGCAGAACCTGCAGGACATAAAAACAGCAGGGCCCCAGTCTCAGGTTCTGTGTGCCAGCACTGTGGTGGAACGCACCTTTAGCCAG GGCGAGCTGGTGACCGCATCCAAGGCAATCATCGAAAAGGAGTATCAGCCCAAGGTCATCATCAGCAAGCAGGGTCCCAACCCCTTCACCAAACTCACCGACCAGGAGCTGGAGGAGTACCGCAGGGAGGTGGAGCTAAAACAGAAAGGAGGTGAAG TGCAGGGGCCAGCCACAGGTAGGGAGGGATCAGCCGCTGGTATACCCAGCCCGGAGCCTCAAACAGCGCAGATGGGTCAAGCCTCCACACCTCTGCAGTCTGCAGCTGACTCATCCAGCTTAGAGAAAGCCCAGCCTACAGCTGCCACACCAGCCTCTGAGCAGGGCCTCTCTTCTGTCGGAGGAGCCGAGCCATCTCAGAGCGGAGCAGACTCTGCAGGGACGCTGGCAGATGATGTTTTTTCGACTGCAGATGAGGTTTTTTCAGCTCCAGATTCTCCACATAAGGACTTCCACTGTGCCGTGCTGCGAGCCCTCAGCAAGGAGTCCTCGGTGGTAGATGCGGCTAAGGCATTTCAGGCTCCAG ATCCAGGGCAGCAGATAGAGTCTGAGAATGAGCCCAAAGACCCCAAACCCACATCCACACCACCCAGTACCCCCATCAGAGCAGAGGAAG AGTCCTTGCCAGAACAAACCTTTAAGGACGAGAGCGACGCGGCCACCCTGAGACAGACCCTTCCAGATTTGACACCCGACGACCCCTCAGATGTTCCAGCGCTTCCTGCCGAAGACTCCGCCCCCACCACTGCCGACACAGCCGAGGGGGAGGAACCCGGCGACGCCGGCGACCAGGAGGGTGAAGAGTCTCCCAGCAAATCCccctccaaaaagaaaaagaagttccGCACTCCTTCCTtcctaaagaaaaacaaaaaaaagacagagtcCTAG
- the add1 gene encoding alpha-adducin isoform X3 yields the protein MNGESGAGVVTAPPPTTAPHKERYFDRVDESSPEYQRERNMAPDLRQDFNMMEQRKRVSMILQSPAFCEELETMIQDQLKKGKTPTSLLALQQIADFMTTSMPSMYPAAPQGGMAALNMSLGMVTPVNDLRGSDSISYDKGEKLLRCKLAAFYRLADLFGWSELIYNHLTVRVNSDQERFLIVPFGLLYSEVTASSLVKINLQGEIVDRGSTNLGVNQAGFTLHSAIYAARPDVKCVVHIHTPAGAAVSAMKCGLLPISPEALSLGEVAYHDYHGILVDEEESTLIQRNLGPKSKALILRNHGLVSVGETVEEAFYYIHNLVTACEIQVRTLASAGGPDNLVMLDPGKYKLRPRVPEPAGDGSSTHPKWQVGEQEFEALMRMLDNLGYRTGYPYRCPALRDKGKKYSDAEIASSAHGGYSYGEDSDSGARSPLKHSFQRGQRDKTRWLNASGRPDEPYEDGPDGSSPKSKPKWTKEDGLRQAAAANQFIPLNTNPKEVLEMRNKIREQNLQDIKTAGPQSQVLCASTVVERTFSQDAPLSDCTDTIDGLDVSEGSYSPAKSIRKGELVTASKAIIEKEYQPKVIISKQGPNPFTKLTDQELEEYRREVELKQKGGEVQGPATGREGSAAGIPSPEPQTAQMGQASTPLQSAADSSSLEKAQPTAATPASEQGLSSVGGAEPSQSGADSAGTLADDVFSTADEVFSAPDSPHKDFHCAVLRALSKESSVVDAAKAFQAPDPGQQIESENEPKDPKPTSTPPSTPIRAEEESLPEQTFKDESDAATLRQTLPDLTPDDPSDVPALPAEDSAPTTADTAEGEEPGDAGDQEGEESPSKSPSKKKKKFRTPSFLKKNKKKTES from the exons ATGAACGGCGAGTCAGGTGCCGGTGTGGTGACGGCCCCCCCTCCCACCACAGCCCCCCACAAGGAGCGATATTTTGACCGGGTAGATGAGAGCAGCCCAGAGTACCAGAGGGAGAGGAATATGGCGCCAGACCTGCGTCAGGACTTCAACATGATGGAGCAGAGGAAGAGGGTCTCCATGATATTACAGAGCCCG GCATTTTGCGAGGAGCTGGAGACGATGATCCAGGATCAGCTGAAGAAGGGAAAGACGCCCACAAGCCTGTTGGCTCTGCAGCAGATCGCAGATTTCATGACCACCAGCATGCCTTCCATGTATCCTGCGGCACCACAAGGAGGCATGGCAGCGCTCAACATGA GTTTGGGAATGGTGACTCCAGTCAATGATCTGCGTGGCTCAGACTCCATTTCCTACGACAAAGGCGAGAAGCTGCTGCGCTGCaagttggctgccttttatcgGCTGGCTGACTTGTTTGGCTGGTCTGAGCTTATCTACAACCACCTCACA GTCAGAGTGAATTCAGACCAGGAGCGGTTCCTTATTGTTCCCTTTGGGCTCCTTTACAGTGAAGTTACTGCCTCCAGTTTG GTGAAGATTAATCTCCAAGGTGAAATAGTGGACCGGGGTAGCACCAACCTTGGAGTCAACCAGGCTGGTTTCACTCTCCACTCCGCCATCTACGCCGCGCGCCCTGATGTCAAGTGCGTCGTGCATATACATACACCTGCAGGCGCTGCG GTGTCTGCCATGAAATGCGGACTGTTACCCATCTCTCCTGAAGCCCTGTCCCTGGGGGAGGTGGCCTACCATGATTATCATGGCATACTGGTGGATGAGGAAGAAAGTACTCTCATACAGAGAAACCTTGGGCCTAAAAGCAAG GCGCTCATCCTAAGGAACCATGGCTTGGTGTCAGTAGGTGAAACAGTGGAGGAGGCTTTCTATTACATCCACAATCTGGTTACTGCCTGTGAGATCCAG gtaCGCACACTGGCCAGCGCTGGAGGGCCAGATAATCTGGTGATGTTGGACCCTGGGAAATACAAGTTGCGCCCACGGGTCCCCGAGCCAGCTGGCGACGGGTCCTCAACACATCCCAAGTGGCAAGTCGGGGAGCAGGAGTTTGAGGCTCTCATGAGAATGCTCGACAATTTG ggCTACAGAACGGGCTATCCTTACCGCTGCCCGGCCTTGCGAGACAAAGGTAAAAAGTACAGTGATGCGGAGATCGCCTCCTCTGCCCACGGTGGTTACTCATATGGGGAAGACAGTGACTCAGGTGCTCGCTCCCCGCTGAAACACAGCTTCCAGCGCGGCCAGCGCGACAAGACCCGCTGGCTAAATGCCAGCGGCCGCCCCGATGAGCCCTATGAGGACGGGCCCGACGGCAGCAGCCCCAAGTCGAAGCCTAAG TGGACAAAGGAAGATGGGCTCCGCCAGGCTGCTGCAGCCAATCAGTTCATCCCACTGAACACCAACCCAAAGGAAGTCCTGGAAATGAGGAATAAG aTCCGGGAGCAGAACCTGCAGGACATAAAAACAGCAGGGCCCCAGTCTCAGGTTCTGTGTGCCAGCACTGTGGTGGAACGCACCTTTAGCCAG GACGCCCCTCTGTCTGACTGTACAGACACTATTGATGGCCTCGATGTGTCCGAGGGCTCCTATAGTCCTGCTAAATCAATTAGAAAG GGCGAGCTGGTGACCGCATCCAAGGCAATCATCGAAAAGGAGTATCAGCCCAAGGTCATCATCAGCAAGCAGGGTCCCAACCCCTTCACCAAACTCACCGACCAGGAGCTGGAGGAGTACCGCAGGGAGGTGGAGCTAAAACAGAAAGGAGGTGAAG TGCAGGGGCCAGCCACAGGTAGGGAGGGATCAGCCGCTGGTATACCCAGCCCGGAGCCTCAAACAGCGCAGATGGGTCAAGCCTCCACACCTCTGCAGTCTGCAGCTGACTCATCCAGCTTAGAGAAAGCCCAGCCTACAGCTGCCACACCAGCCTCTGAGCAGGGCCTCTCTTCTGTCGGAGGAGCCGAGCCATCTCAGAGCGGAGCAGACTCTGCAGGGACGCTGGCAGATGATGTTTTTTCGACTGCAGATGAGGTTTTTTCAGCTCCAGATTCTCCACATAAGGACTTCCACTGTGCCGTGCTGCGAGCCCTCAGCAAGGAGTCCTCGGTGGTAGATGCGGCTAAGGCATTTCAGGCTCCAG ATCCAGGGCAGCAGATAGAGTCTGAGAATGAGCCCAAAGACCCCAAACCCACATCCACACCACCCAGTACCCCCATCAGAGCAGAGGAAG AGTCCTTGCCAGAACAAACCTTTAAGGACGAGAGCGACGCGGCCACCCTGAGACAGACCCTTCCAGATTTGACACCCGACGACCCCTCAGATGTTCCAGCGCTTCCTGCCGAAGACTCCGCCCCCACCACTGCCGACACAGCCGAGGGGGAGGAACCCGGCGACGCCGGCGACCAGGAGGGTGAAGAGTCTCCCAGCAAATCCccctccaaaaagaaaaagaagttccGCACTCCTTCCTtcctaaagaaaaacaaaaaaaagacagagtcCTAG